From the genome of Papaver somniferum cultivar HN1 unplaced genomic scaffold, ASM357369v1 unplaced-scaffold_10, whole genome shotgun sequence:
ACTCAAGCTGAACTCTGAACTCATGCTGAACTCTGAACTCAGTTTTCACTTTAGAAAAGGATTCCTTAATCTCGTATATATGTTAATCATTAATTATTTTATACTCCATCTGAAACCCATAATTCTACATAAAATTATTAACTACTCACTTTATAATTATATAtaatatatgtatatgtagtttTATGATGCAATTAACATAGGGATAAAACAAGTAATTGAATAAATCGGGTTCGAGCTCCTGAATTAATTAGAATCTCAAGTATCAATTTTACCCACCATGTCTCACTATGATTTGAACTGATTAGAAATTTCAAAGTGAGATTTCCATTTCCCTGATTTAGTAAAATTTTGAAGTTTGTAAAATTTTGAAGTTTGTAAAATTTTCAAAGTTATAACCAAGTAATTTTGAGCTATGTGAAAATTTTGAGGTCCATGGCATGGTTAATCAAATAAAGAATGAAAACTCAATGATAAAGTCAGAATGAATGCACAATAATAGAATAAGGCATGACAACTTGTACTTTGAGTTCAGTTGGAGTTCAGGTCTAAATCATTTTGAAATCTCTTCTTGTCAGGCGGATTTAATGGGGAAAAGTATTCCCACTAGAAATAGTTGGTGATGATGATCGAGATTAAGTTAATTAGCGATCCCCATGATGCCTGATGTTATATCATAAGTGGCGAACAAGTACATATGTACTTGGTAATTAATTtgatttcccactaattaaaacATGCAAGGGTATACTTAATAGCTGGAAATCTTACAAAAAATACATCTTATCTGTTTATAATTAAAGATACACTGAAAAAAGCACCAGCTGAGTTAGCTAGGATCGATCCTAGAGCGGTGAACATGCACAAATTGACAAGGTTACTATACTTCCTTATGCTTGCCAATACTAGACGGATCAAATTAGCAGGTTAACGCTCGGGCTGAATAATCCTACCTTCTAATAACCGTAGTACGGATTGTTTAAAAATCCAATAGCTAActaaacaataaataataaatcACCTGTTGCAAAACCTTAATTGTATCCTAATTAATATTTCTTGCAAAGCATGGACGACTATCTGGGGTTTCCTTCTCAAGTTATGTCATGATTGCACACTTGGCCATTTAAACCCCGATCGACTAATTTTTCTTAAAGATAAACTTTGGAAAAAGGAAAAATTTTCCGAGATTTATTAGCAACAGAATCTTTATGTAGTATTAACTGCACCTAGTGACTTGGCACCGTTCTTGGGAAGATAGGGGTTAGATGAGTAGTGCAATGACTACTTGTCATCATCCTAATAACTTAGAAGTAACTTTCGTGGAACCTAACCTAATTAAGTATCAACAGTTAGAAGTTAGTTTAGTGGAACCTAACCTAATTCAGTATCAAcagtttttaaatttttagtttgatttgctcgacaaaCCATGACCTTTGGACTCTTTAAAATTCTACCCCCTGTATTCTCTCCTTTTCATTCTGTTTGTACTTCAATTACTGACAGTTTGGAGCTCTTTTGTTCTTTGAGTTTCAAAATAATTACCAATTTCACTAGTTTTAAGGATTCTAACCTAAATTAATCCAATAAGGACGTTTACATAACTTAATCAAAAATGTAACCCACTAAGGGAACCTAACTTAATTAAGTATTCATTAGGCTATGATCAGCTCTACCTGTACGGATACTATTTATACATACATAGCATGGTATTTTCACATCATAAAACCTAAGAACAGTAGTACAGTAAAATACCAAAAAAGAACCTTTCTTTCGTCaatattcattaaaaaaaatgaCAGGATTTGGTTCTCCTTGTGGAGCTTGCAaatttttgagaagaaaatgtGTGAGGGGTTGTGTTTTCGCTCCTTACTGTTGTCATGAACAAGGAGCTACACATTTCGCTGCAATTCACAAAGTTTTCGGCGCAAGCAATGTTTCAAAACTTCTCTCTCGTCTTCCGTTGGGTGACCgctgtgaagctgctgttacAATTTCATATGAAGCTCAAGCTAGAATCCAAGATCCTGTATATGGATGTGTTTCTCACATCTTTGCTCTCCAACAACAGGTATACATATgtgtatataaatatatatatttttttattatttttagataGGCTAAAGTTGGACGCAGGCTCCTACCCAAATCCAGCCAGCTGGACTACCACttagctatgctcttggacctatatatgtatatatattcttcattttcaagaatattGATTATGAGGAATCTAATTGAATGGTTATTTTTCATACGTTTTCTTATGAGGCATTTTTTTCTTTGGTGTTTTAGGTTGTGAGCTTGCAAGAACAATTAACGACACTTAGAGCACAGCAAGCAGCCCAAGGTTTCATTAATGGAGGAAACATTACTGCTTCAACAAATGATCATATTCATCGGAGATTTTCCAACTACATATCCACAAGATATCGAAGCTTTATATATGCAGTTAAACGAATCCAAGATATTGTCAGAAGAGTTATATCAAAACAATACTTCCAATGGATGATAGTAATAGTACTGTTACCACTGATGATGAAAACATGTTTCATTATGAAAATGGAGTAATGAATATGGAAAATTCACCAAGTAACCAAATGAGTCAAGAATATCATGATCATGAATCTTTTACACCACCTGAAGAAACTGTTCATCAGTTTATGACTAGTGCAAGTTTTGATGAGCAATACTCATCTGATGAACATCATCAACATGCAGCAATGGCTTCTCAATATCTTGATGACATGCAAATGAATGCAAGGAAGTGGATATTCCAAGATACTAATCAAGTCGACCTTCAATCGATGGCTTTTCCTTATTTTCAACACTTATAATAGATTTATTATAAACTATAAATGTACTTCTTGGCAAGAAACAGTAAACTAAAAAGGCATCATGGCGAAGTTATATGACTCTTTCAAACTCATGTATGTGATCATCCTACCACTCCACATTCTAATAAATCTCACTGATATGTCATGGTGAATTGGAAGAATTTGTACTTTCCACTACCGCATTCTTGTAGCATCTTCTCATTCATATAAGATTGTGCTGTATTCTCGACCACCAAACAAATTGGTTGTTTTTCTCCATGTGGTTCCATAATTGCTGAATCGTTTAATATGGTCCTTATGACTATCTGAAAACTTTCGGAACACCTTTCTGCAGGTCATGTTTTCTGTAAATTTGTGATCTAGTTGCGGTTGTCCTGTTCCGTCAGTTGATGCTATTTtgcgaatttttttttcttctttttttgttttgttttgaccaATACTATTTTTCGATTTTCCTAGATGCTATTTTGCGATTTTCCTAACTAGAGCTTTTAACCGTTAAGCTAAAGAAATTGCCGAGGACATGCAAGGTTCATAATCTATTTATTTTGTCTACTTTTGCAGCACCGATTTCTCAGAAATTATCATCTGTCTCTAAAGTGTCTGTCTATTCTAGCAAGAGATCAACTAAAGCCATGGTTCATGAGTCTTTTAAACAATTTTAAGTTTCCAGATTTTGTGAATGATTAAGGCGTTTTTAAACGATAAAAACTAGTCTCAACATGTCAGATGGTTCTCTCTGAGTATGTACTCTGTTTGCCTGTTTTTTTCTCTCCTTGTTTTAGGCAGAAGTCAGCTGTATCGTTTGTGCTAGCTCAGCACTCCAGTTGAATGAAATTTTATATTATCCGAAAAAAGAAACTAAAGCCAAAGCTCTCTCTAGTTATCTGTGTATCTATGAAAGAgtttattagtttttattttagaaattttttttttctagttatGAAGTAGCCTGAATTGAATTGGATATATAGCTTTTCTTAAAAGTTAATTCCTACACTTGTTTCGATAAGGAAGTGAAAACAGCAGGATCCTGTTAATTGAATATATCATGCAAGATGATCAAAGAAGCTCCAATACTGTGTGGCTGTGCGGGACAATGCAAAGGGATCAAAGGACCTTATATCAATCCATGGAGTTACGGATGCATGTTGAGAGCAAAGAATGCTTTGCGAGCTCTATGAGAAACGCTATTAATGGGTTATAGAAAAGTTTATATTTTCTGAAGTAAATTCGGAAGTTATAGCGCGTGCAGTCCAATATGCGTCTCTTAATAATTACATTGGAAGTTCATCAAGACTACCAAAATGAAACTAATATACGACTTCGCTTTGACATCCCAAATTCGTGTAATTGTTATGTAGCAGTTGGCAGTTATCTTACAGCGGACGCATCTAGAGGTTAAGAAAATGATTCAGTCGATTAAAACTCGAATAGTATGCTAGCTTCAGGAAACCAAGATGATGTCCTACACAAATTGGGATATTTACAAGAAAATTTGTAGAGATAATAACAATGGATGGACTTAATTATTATACAAGTAAATGTACTTTATTAACCCTATTTATATTATCTTTGATGAAAAAGGTTAAAAgtagtaattaatttaatttatgatGGACTTAGAGATATAAAATGTCCTGATTACAGTACTTAcatttgttttccttttcttcCATGTAAGTACATATGATTATCTTTTTACCTAACCGTGTGCACGTGTTTAAGCTCTTGAGTTATTTATTCTTGTATATTACAAGTTCATTTTCAGGCTTTACAGAAATTTTTTTCTCTGAACTCAACCCGAACTCAAGGAACTGTCTGAACTCATCCATAttcttatatataaaaaaaaaactcatccatATTGTTtactatatgtatatatatactttgttccaTTCGTTTGATACTATCTTCATTGTTTGCTAACTTTGTAAAATAATTATTTGAATTGATCAATAATATGCAGCTTAATTAATTAATTACTCTGGTTACGCATGTATTTAAAAAGCTACGAATTTTAATTTGTAATCCAACCGTGCGCGCGGTAGTAAATTCATTCATATGCAACAGCTTTACATCCCATAACTCTAAACTAAGCTGAACTCAAGCTGAACTCTGAACTCAGTTTTCATTTCAGGAAATGATTCCTTAATTTTTCATATTATTTTACACTCCATTTAAAACCCATATTTGTAACTCGAGTCTCAAGCCCATATTTCTACATAAACTTAACTACTCAGTTTATCATGTATGCAGTTTGATGGTGCTATATTAACATATACCGTTAAAACAATACATCAAATCGATTCCGAGCTCCTAAATTGATGGTATAAGGAACATTGTCCAAGGTTACAAAAATACACACCCTGTCCCTGTCTCACTATAATTAGAACTTATTAGAAACTTGAAAGTAAGATTTCCATTTCCCTGATTTAGTACAATTTTGAAGTTTGTAAATTTCCAAAGTTACTTTGAGTAATGTGAAATCTTGAGGTGCATGGCATGGTTAACCAAATAATGAATGAAAACTCCAGGATAAAGTCAGAATGAATGCATAATGACAGaacaaagcatgacaactttTACTTTGAGTTTAGTTAGAGTTCAGGACTAAATCATTTTGAAACCGCCAGTTGGTTTCTTGTCAGGCGGGTTTAATGGGAAAAAAACTATGAGATATGTTCATAGTTTCTTACTGTACTTgcatttattttccttttcttcCATGTACGTACCATAATCTTCTTACTCGATCGTGTGCACTCTTTAATTATTCAAGTTATCAGTTTAAACTCTTAAGTTACTATTTGTGACTTCTTATCATGTTAATTTTCGGACTTCACAGAAGATATTCTGAACTCAAGGAACTCTGAATACATATTCTTTTCGTTATAGAAAATAACTTATTGTTGTGTATCTCTCCAACTACGAACTTTTGTAACCTAGCCGTGCGTGCGGGAGTTAGTTTTGAATAAATTGGTTGTTAAATTctgtgggcatccaactcaaaaccaatgaGTGGaccggcccttccatattattcCCTCCGTCCTAATTTACTTGCCAAAATaagattttccaaaaacttgaaacaaattcaaattacttccacatacaccatcaatctttcaaATCATTTGTTTAATATACAAGTTTTTGTAtcataatttttatttctttcttgataatcAGATAATTTTACTGGGaaatatagtaattttttggtacacttttgttaaaaaaaacacaattttggcaagtaaactaggacggagggagtatattttaaATTCATTCTACGGAAACTAGTGATGTGGGATTATTGTCCATTCACACCCTCCCTCACGTATAAGGCCAGTCGTTCGGCCTAACACGTGAACCTACGCACGTGTGGGTCATGGGTGTGCAGATGACATTCGGTCACAGTCCACCCCACGTACAGGTTATACGAGTGACCAGTCATTCGGTCACGGGTGCACATTGAACCAGTCATTCGGTCACGGTGGCCACTAATTCGGCCTACACCTCGCGTAggggcctagctctgataccatgttaaattctgcgggcatccaactcaaaatcaattggcaatgagtggagcggtccttccatattatattttaagttcattatacGGAAACTAGTGATGTGGGATTATTGTCCTTTCACATTGGTTCATTTATGTGGAACATCTTTAAAACATAACTCTGAATTCAGCTGAACTCAAGCTGCACTCTGAACTCtctctattttcttttctttttttggaaatCTCAGGACTCAGTTTTAGTTTCAGCAAATGACtccttttttttgtatttttgtcaTTACTTATTTTATGCTAATATTTGTGAAGGAATTAGCTAGTGAGCTGTAAGATAGTTTTATACGAATAATTTTTCTCTATGTATATCTCAAACCCATATTTTTCTACCCAAAATTAAGTAAGTATTCATTTTATAAGTATATGAAGCTTAATGCTGCATGCTAGTCGAATATTGACATACGGTTAGAGCAAGTCGAATCGGCTTCGAGCTCCTAAAAATCTCAAGGATTTATTTTAGCCAAGATACGTACTTTTCTAAAAGTTGCTAAAATACACTACATTTCTCAGTATGATTAGAACTTTGATATTTGAATTAAGATTTCCATTACCCTGATTTGGAAATTTTTTTGAAGTTCGTAAATATTGGAAGTAATCAAGtaattttgagttttgtgaaatttAATTTTTTCTAATAAAGAGGTGCATGGTTAATGGAATAAAGAACAGAAACTTCATGGTTATGCTTCAAATAATAGAATAAGGCCTGACAGTATTGTACTTTGAGTTCAGTTAGAGTTCAGGAATATATCATTTTGAAATCGCCTGTTAATTTCTTGTCAGGCGGATTTAATAGGAAAAGAATAGTTTGTTGCATTAGTGATGATGATCAAGATTAAACTAATTAGTGATCCCCATAATGTAATTATTTTTGAAACTCAGTACTCAGAGATCCCCATGAACTCACACATAGCTTTGCCCTAATACTAGTGGATCACTTCTATCTACTAGGGAATAGGGACATGATGGTATATCATAAGTGGCGAACAAGTACATATGTACTTGGTAATTAATTAGAGCATGCATGGGTGTCCTTAATTACTAGAAATCTTACTAAGAATACATGTTATCTGTTTATAATTATAAAGAAACACTGAAAAAAGTATCGTCTGAGTTAGCTAAGATCGATCCTAGAGCGGTGAACATGCACAAATAGGCAAGGTTAGTAACTTCCTTATGCATGCCAATGCTAGACGGATCAAACTAGCAGGTTTACGGTCGGGCTGAATGACCCTACCTAGCTAGTTACTGTGGTACCTTTAGCTAAACACTAAATAATTAATCACCTGTTGCAAAACATTGTATCCTAATTAATATTACTTGCAAAGCATGAAGACTCTCTGGGAATCACATTCACCGAAGTATGCAAGTCGCTTACCTCGGTTACTGGCGCAAAATTAACTGGGTTTCCTTCTCAAGTTATGTCATGAGTAGTCATCATCCTAATAACTTAATGTTCCAATTAGAAATTAGTTTAGTGGTATCAACGGTTTTCAAATTTCAAGTTCGATTACTCAACCCCAATTATTTTCTATGCTAATGCCCGACAAACCGTGACCTTTGGACTTTTTAAAAATCTACCCCCAGTGTTCTTCTCTCAATGATCCTGGAAGTTTGTACTTCCAATATTACTGATAGTGTCAAGTTCTTTTGTTTCATTCAGTTTCAGAAAATAATTGTTATATATAACGATCCTTTTTGTTCGGTCTCTTAAAAATATGTCATTAGTTTTAAGGATTCTAACataaattaatcaaataagaacGTTTACATAATTTAATCAACCATGTAACCCATTAAGGAAACCTAACTTAATTAAGTATTCATTAGACTATGATCAACTCTACCTGTACCTACAGTATATATACATACATAGGTTTTGGTATTTTCACTTCATCAAGCTAGCTAATTACCAACAAAAGAAATTCTCAACTAAAACATACCTCAAAACCTaagaacagttttttttttcacttttcataAAACAAAAATGACAGGATTTGGTTCTCCTTGTGGAGCTTGCAaatttttgagaagaaaatgtTTAAGGggttgtgtttttgctccttaCTTTTGTCATGAACAAGGAGCTACACACTTCGCGGCAATTCACAAAGTTTTCGGTGCAAGCAATGTTTCGAAGCTTCTCACTCATCTCCCGGTAGGTGACCgctgtgaagctgctgttacGATTGCATACGAAGCTCAAGCCAGAATCCAAGATCCTGTATATGGATCTGTTGCTCACATCTTTGCTCTCCAGCAGCAGGTATACATTTATGTACATATACATGCACATTCTTCATGTTTATGAATATTCATTGTATGAGAAATCTAACTGAATCGTCATTTTCCGTACGTTTTCTTATGATGCATTTTTCCTTTGGTGTTTTAGGTTATGAGCTTGCAAGAACAATTAACGACACTGAGAGCGCAACAAGCAGTCCAAGGTTTCGTTAATGGAGGAAACAATACTACTTCGATCAGTGATCAGATTCATCAACAAGACATTCACAACAAATTGTTCTATGGAGATTTTCCTACATATCCACAAGATATTGAAGCGTTAAATATGCAGTTAAATGAATCGAAGATACTATCGGAACAGTTATACCCATACAATACTTGCATGAATGATAGTAATAATAGTACTGCTACCACTGATGATGAAAACATGTTTTACTATGAACATGGAGTAGTGAATACGGAAAATTCACCAAGTAACCAAATGAGTCAAGAATACCATGAGCATGAGTCTTTCACACCACCTGAAGAAACTGTTCATCAGTTTATGACTAGTGCAAGTTTTGATGAGCAATACTCATCTGATGAACATCATCAACATGCAGCAATGGCTTCTATATATCTTGATGACATGCAAATGAATGCAAGGAAGTGGATATTCCAAGACACTAATCAAGTCGACCTTCAGTCGATGGCTTTGGCTTATCTTCAACACCCATAATAAATTTAATATAAAGTAAAAATGTATTCCTTGGCAGGGAACAGTAAATGCAGCTAAAGGCATCATAGCCAAGTTATGTGCATGTCTCTTTCATGTATGTGATCATCCTACcactcaacattttaataaattCCATCATTAATATTTCTGTTCGATATGCAATGGAGAATTGGAAGAATTTTGACTTTCAAATACCGCATCCTTTTTTGACGTGAAGAAAATAATCAGTCTAAAAAGTCTCGACCGCATTCTTGTAGCATGTTTTCATTCATGCAGCGCTGTAATCTCGACCACCACGTatacaaattaattgtgtttttcTCCATGTGGTTCTTCTAACATTAACAATATGGTCCTTATAACTGGAGCAGGTGGTCTCTGTTTACATGTTTTGGTGAAAACGTTCCCAACACCTTCTGCAGGTTATCTTGTCTCTAAATTTGTGTTCTAATCGCGGTTGTCCTGTTATTTCAAGATTTCCCTACGCTTTACAGAGCACTCAGAAGAACGTATCACAAGCCAACCGGGTATCAAAAGAGGAGTTACTGAGTTTCAGTGAGGACGAAAAGAATCGGTATCAAGAAACTGGACTAATTTCCTACTTGATCTTTCCaagatttagttaaaaataattgaCATGCCTGAAGAGGCTCTATGCGGCCAAATTTGCAGGAGCATGTATCTTCAGTTTTTCCCGATTAGGTGTTTCATGTTTGATCTTCAGAAGAGTAAAGCAGCATTTCCTTGATGAGAACATCATAGTTCATCAAGTAGACGAGGAACAAAATCTCCCTTGCACGGCCTACAATACCTCGGAGGTGATAGCGTATTGTTGTTGACATGAAATACCTGCAACGAAACAAAATGAGATTCGGTACATTTATCTTTCTTATGTTTAATAATATAGTGGTAACATCGAAAATTGCTTGATCAACGTTCACTGTCCTTAATGGTCAATGACTCTCAATAACATGACAACTCGAGAATTTAATTTTATCTGCATTTGACTCTCAAACACAACATGGTATAATAATAATATATGTTTTTAACGAATCTGGAATTTTAATCCTGATGGAGAATATTTTTTCCGGTACTTTATGGATTTAATTTTATCAATAGCTAGTGGTGTAGAGTGACAAAGAGAAGCAGACTGCATGCAGTGGTCTTGTTCGAGGATAAACAATGGAGTAGAATTGGTCAAAAGACACGAAGAGGAGTTTAAGAAACCAAGCTATAGATTGGTGTTCGTTGGATATTGGTTTACGGTTAACTTCAGAACGAAAATATAAATGATTGTAACGAATTTTAACAAGACTAGATTTGTGCCATGCGTTTTTTGATTTGGTGAGGCTTTGCCCCGCCCATCGTAATGCACTAAAcacgaaaaaaaacaaaaaaaaaatacctatGGCACCACTCTAGTCCTGCACCAAGAAAATGAGGCCAAATCTCCCACTCTTCTTAAGCATCTTTCTTCTCTGCATTACTATCGACAAAGCTCCAACCGTCATagagaattttttctttctaattAGTCTCCTCACCATTTAAAAGATTAAATGCCTTCCCATGTACAGCCCAGGTCTAAATGTTATTGATCTTATTAAATTATtaataaaagaaaacataaaatgaatataaaattatgaattaTAACCTGCTTTTACATTAACATTTTGAACATTAAGTGTAAATATACAATGCAAATGATTTTACTTATATTGATTGTACTTACAGTGGCAGTGAGTATATTGGTGCCAGCTTCCTTATTACCCCAGCCAAATTCAGCATAATGAACATAATTTGTTGATTCCAATTTGTTTTTGTTTCCCTTGACGAAATCCAAATACACCTGCAACACAGACCTAGACCAATTAATCCTATTAAAAACAATATCATCGGATTATACGGATCAGTCTTTGTCTAACCAAGTGAATAACAAAGGTTGATACTAAACTACAGAACTACAACACTTTTGATGCGTACAAACAAACATTAACATCAAGTACCATTccaaactaaaacaaaaataaaataaaataggttgGACTCTTCATCAATCCGAAGAAACTTAAAAAAGCTTGGAGCACGCCAGCCTTGAAATGTACCCTCTCGTGCTGTTTTATGGATGATAGTGTCCGTACAAATATTTAGAGTGCGTATGCTACTTGTTATAAGATTAATAGTTGATTTATTAACTATTTTCTGCAGAACATACATTGAGAAGATTATGAATGAATTATGGGAAAATCAATACCACCAGGATTTTATTGATGAGATCCTACCTGAAAACCACCAGGATTTTGTTGCTTCTTATGTTTCTGCATAGAATCTTTCTAAGCCAGCTtccaccagttttttttttttttgccaatggACTTCACATGAGAAGCCATTTATGCAATCCATTCCTGTCATGAGTAGCAATGAAGCATTAAGTTGTGCTATGACTACAGAGAACAAAACTCAAATTTGTTTTCTATTGGGAATTTACGCAAGCACCAACTAGCACAGACAACTAAAAAGAGCATAAGTTATTCAAAATGAATGACAATTAATGTGGCAAtagcattttatagtattccgaggAATATCATTTTTGGCAAATCAGTAAGGTATAAACAATCACATGGATGATACTTAAAGCAAAAGGCACCACAACCTTAAAAGAACAACAATGTCTCCACTCGTCTTACTCGTCTTGCTTTTGATCATACCTctaatcaaaagcaatttacggAAAAAAGAttaagggttttaagaaattaccTCTTACGGATAAGCTGTTGATTAACATTAATACCATCAAGGGATCACCCGCAATAACAGCTTCCTCCACCACCTGTTTGCACCATCATAGCCGTCTTTCAGTGATTAATGTTAAGGGAAATCACTGGAAGATACATGAATGCTTGAAGCAGCACGTTTTTGGAGGTTTAAAAGCGTATATGTACCCTGAAACAGTTTCTAGAACATCATTTAGAAACTATAGCAATTGCCTCACAGATATGTTTTAAAATGCTTCGACTGGATATGAAGGCCTGAAAAAAATAAGAGACTACTTGAATATGTTGCACATTTCTGACTTTGCCCAATCATCATCTAATGTCAAGTGACTACCAGAGTACAATAAGTAACTTGTAGGACTAATTCAAAGAAGCCAAGTCAGGAAAGAGTTAAACATAGTTTTAGAGTGCTTGAACCAATATCGCTTTACTGATTGCTGCATCAATAATTTGTTGGACATAAACACGATAAAATCACACTGAACGTAAAAAGTAAATCTAAACTCGTATCCACTGGCAGTTCTAGTTGATAATTAGCAAACCTAGAATGTTACCCGAACACAAAAAAAGTCTCGCTAGCTAAAATCTAGTTGTATTCAGTCAAGACATTATTGGCAGAAAAACAGATATGTACCATAGAAATCAAACACCAGAATTATTTGTTGAAATAAACTTAATTTGGATTAACCAAGAATATTCTAGATGGCTTAATTAgtaagaaaatataaaagaaacgTGACAATGGAGTATTCTAGAACAAGTATTAGACTAGAGAAATCTAGAGTCAAAGTAAGCAAGTAGATGTAAAAGAAATGTAAAAAACCTAGAGTTGTCTAGAGTATGTCATACACTAGAGAGTTAGAGAAAGTTTTAG
Proteins encoded in this window:
- the LOC113326252 gene encoding LOB domain-containing protein 17-like, with the protein product MTGFGSPCGACKFLRRKCLRGCVFAPYFCHEQGATHFAAIHKVFGASNVSKLLTHLPVGDRCEAAVTIAYEAQARIQDPVYGSVAHIFALQQQVMSLQEQLTTLRAQQAVQGFVNGGNNTTSISDQIHQQDIHNKLFYGDFPTYPQDIEALNMQLNESKILSEQLYPYNTCMNDSNNSTATTDDENMFYYEHGVVNTENSPSNQMSQEYHEHESFTPPEETVHQFMTSASFDEQYSSDEHHQHAAMASIYLDDMQMNARKWIFQDTNQVDLQSMALAYLQHP